Genomic window (Methanoculleus thermophilus):
GTCTGCGCCCATTGCGTGGTATGGACGTTTATCGGTGCTGCTGGTGCTGATGTGTAACTTATGAGTCGAGGATTGCCTCGGCGGCGTCGCGGTAGGCCCGCATTACGTATGGGATGCCGGAGACTGCTTCCGCCTCTTCGGTCAGGGCCATCAGATCGTTCCGGGAGATTGTCTTGAGGCTGAAGTTCCGCGTCCCGGCCATGATCTGCTGCAGTCCGGTCCTGAACTTCTGGGTGTAGGTGTAGACCCCCACCGCTCCGAGCGGGATCTCGTCGATACGGTCGGGGTACCTCTCCTTGAGCTGCTCGTAGCAGACGAAGATCTCCTCTTTTGTGCGGCCGTACTTCGAGACGGTCTTTGGGAGCTCGCCGGCTTCGAGCCACTTCGCAATATTCTTCCCGACCATGCCGGGGATCATGAGGGCACGGCCCATACAGACGGCCTTGGTGTAGGGGCTCCCCATGGCGAGCGCCTTAAAGACGTTTGCCTCATCCGAAAACCCGCCGGCGATGGCGATGTCCGGAACCCGGATGCCCCGTTCCCGAAGCCGTTCGGCGAACTGGTAGGCGAGGGACTCGATGTAGAAGGTCGGTATCCCCCACTCGTTCATCATCGGCCAGGGGCTCATCCCGGTGCCGCCGGGTGCGCCGTCGATGGTGAGGAGGTCAATCTTCGCCTCGGCTCCGTACCGAAGGGCCATCGCGAGTTCGACGGCCGAGTAGGCGCCTGTCTTGAGGGTAACCCGCTTAAACCCGATATCCCGGAGCCGGTCGACCTCCTCAAGGAACCCCTCCCGGGTGACGAAACCGAGACGCGAGTGCCTCTCGAACTCCTTTATGGCCCCGTTCCGGAAGGCTGCCTGCACTTCGTGGATCCCCGGATCGGGGAGGACGACGTAGCCGCGATCTTTTAGCTGATTCGCCCGGTCGAGGTTGCCGACCTTGATCTCGCCGCCGATACACTTTGCACCCTGGCCCCACTTCAACTCGATCGTCTCCAGGTTGTGCTTTGACGAGACGTACTCGGCGGTCCCAAGCCTTGTATCCTCCACGTTCATCTGTACCAGGAGTTCGCCGTACTTGTCGTGGAACTGCCGGTAGGTCTTGATACGGCGGTCCATCTCGGGCGACTTGCTGATCTTTCCGGTGTGGTCAAGTTCGAGCCCGGGGTCGACACCACAGACGTTCTCTCCGCAAACGAGGGTGATGCCCGATATGGCGGCTCCGATAGCGAAGTGCTCCCAGTTTGCCCGGGCACTCTCGGTCGACCCGAGCGCCCCGGTGAAGACGGGGACCCGCATCGGGACCTTGATACTCCATCCATACTCTGTCCTGGTATCAACATCCGGGAAGAGTGCGGTGTCCGGGCCGGCCTCGATACCCTCCGGCAGCCCTTTTGCACCCCTGGCATAGCCCTGGATGTTCAGGTGCGAGTAGTCGACCGGATAGTTCTTGTCCGCACCAGCGGTGATCTCCCCGTACGGGCCGGGATAGAGGACCTCCCTGCCCCGGAAGGAGGAGAGCCAGATCTCACAGGATCCCTTGCAGCCGTCGACGCACCGGCTGCAGATGCCTGACATGGGCACGACATCCCGGGAGCGGTTGCTCGTTCCAGTCGCGTCGTTGGCGTTCGGTCTTCGTAGGTTCATCGTTGCACCTGATGTGGATAGAAGTTTCCTTCCAATAATTATAAATCTTTCTATTGCCCGATCCGGGACAACTTCCTGATGTCTTTTTGGTCACTATTCGAGGTCGGGATCTCCATAAACCAGGCATTTTTATACAATATTCCGGGAAATTTGTCGCGGACCTTACGAAACTATGAAATATCATGATGCGCATGATCGGATCATGAACTTCAGGTTGCTATCCGCTCTGATCGTTCTGCTGCTCGCGTTCTCGTTTGGCGCTGCCTGTACGGGAGCTGGCAGTGACGTCGGGCCGTCCCCGACTGAGACTACCCCGATTGAGACTCCCGGGAGTACGGCAACGCCTGTCTCCACATCAACAGTCTCGCTGACACCCGGTCCGACGCAGACGATGCCGCCGGGAAAAGAGGTTGAGTTCCAGATTACGGGCGGATTCCCCTCACGGGTTACGAATGATCTCTACATCGCGTTCCGCGGCGGTGCAGGGAAGACCTTCGTAAAGAGCATCGACGTGCGTGTGACTAAGTCGACCGGGGAGGTCGTCACCGATAGCCTGCAGCCGATCACCGGCGAAGAACTGATCATCCAGAACGCAAAAGGAGAGAACCGGGTTGAGATTACCATCTCTCTCATCACGGGCGGTTCCTACAAGGTTATAGATCAGATTGCAGTGGTTCCGTAACACTCTCGCCTCTTTTTTCTAAAAAGGCGACCCTCCGGTAGAGATCTCCTTACCTATTCTCGACGCTCCACCGTATCAGGAGACCGTCATCGAGCTGAACGGCCTCGATCAGGCGCAGTCGCGCAAAGTCTGCTTCCCGGAGAAAACCCTCTCCGTCGGCAGGCGTGGGGGCGTCCTTTCCGCCGATGACGATGTTGCCGATGAATGTCTGGAGTTCATCGACAAGCCCCTGCTCAAAGAGTCCCCAGATCAGGGTCCCGCCCCCCTCGACCATCAAGCGTCGGACGCCCTGCCGGTATAGTTCCTCAAGCAGGGCTTGGAGATCGACCGAATCTTCGCCGGTGACGACGACGGTGGCGTGCTCTCTCAAGGCCTCTACCCGCTCTCGGGGCGCCTTGCGTGAGACGGCGATGATACGCTTACCGGTTCCCTTGTGGAGGATATCCGCATCGAGCGGTGTCCGTGCTGCACTATCCACCACGACGCGGATGGGATGCTCGTCTTTTCCTCCCGCTCTTCGCTCGGCACGGAGGTCCGGGGATTTGACGGTGAGCGAGGGGTTATCCGCAAGCACGGTACCGATGCCGACCATAATGGCATCACTCGCCGCTTTGATCCTGTCGACGCGTGAAAAATCCTCAGTTCCCGAGATCTTGACCTGTCGTCGCTCTTTTGTTGATATCTTCCCATCCGCGCTCATGGCGATGTTAACAAAGACAAACGGGCGCATATTTTAGGGTTAAACGACGATCTTCATATTCTCTCCTCTTTGGTCTTTTCTGCCAAATCCTCTCTTTTTTGCAAAATCGAGGGACTCTGTATTACAGAAGACCGAGTGGTATCTCCCCATTTTTATGAATGGTCTCTATCCATTGCTTCAAATTCCGAATGGTATATAGCCTCGTTCGATAAAACCTTGTACTTCGCATGTCTTTTAATCGCTGTCCTGTGAGCCATTCTAGAGAGGACATCTTCATCGATACAGATATTGTAAAAATGATTGTTCTGGTGTCCCTCTCTCTAGTGTCACTCATACTGACAGCGATTGAGCAGGTTAGCAGCAACCCTATCAGTCCCCTGATCTACTGCATTCCTATTCTCCTTGTAGCGCTCTGGTACCCTCAAAAGAGCCTTCTGTTGACCACGTTTTTGACTGTCGGATTTGTACTTATCCAACTCTACCAGGCATCTCTTGGCAATCTCATCAATCCGGTGATGACGGGGCTGCACACGATCTTCCTCTTCTGGTTCTGTGGGGCCACAACGCTCTTTACCCGTGACTCTCGCCTGGCCCTCTCCCGGTATAGACAACTCATAGAGAATTCTCGCGATGCAAAGTTTCTCTGCGACCCGGATAGTCTCCGGTTGCTCTGCGTCAGCAGGCGGTGCGCGGATATACTCGGTTATACTCCCCTGGAACTCATCGGCGTCCCGGTGGAGTTGTTCTGGGCCGACGAGACCTGTAAGGCGCGGTTTACAAGCGAGATGGAGCGGGAAGGCTACATTGGGAACATGGAGATGCCACTACGTGCACAGAACGGTGATACACGCTTGGTCTTTCTCTCCTGCCGAAAATTGGAGCCAGATAACATATATGAGTGCACGATTGTGGACCCTAGCATGCTCCAGGGTGAGCGTGAGGACCTTGTTCGGTCAAATGAGCGCCTGATGGAACTCATCCAGCAGTCAAACGATATCTTCTTTATGCAGGACGTAGACGGACGCATTCTCCACTTCTCCTGGCTGCATGCCCCAGAACATGGGATCTCTCCTGCCGACCTCATCGGAAAGGGTGTGGATGCCCTCCTGCCCGATGATCTTAGCGCACAGCACATGTCATGGGTCCGCAGCGTAATCAGCGAACGAAAGAATGCCTGCTACGATCTCGATATCGAGCTTGGAGGGGTTCACCATACATTCTCCGTCACACTCGCCCCGTATACCGGCACTGACGGCGCACTTATCGGTGTTGTAGGGTCTGCGCGGGACACCACCGAGATACGAAGACAGAGGATTGCCTGCAGGCAGATGGCCTGGGAGGTGGACCAGTGGAAAGGGCTTGTTTCGAATGTCTCCCACGAGTTGCGCACACCGCTTCAACCGCTCATCGGTTACCTTGGTATACTCGCCGATGATCCAGAGTATTATGGTTTAAAGGGCGAGACTGAGAAGTATCTCAGAACCTGCCTTGAGTGCGCGAGGCAGGAGCAGGCGGTGGTGGAGAGGATGGTCAAGTTGAGTCTGGTCATGACGGATCATATCGAACTTGCCATTCAGGACATACATCTCCGCTCCCTCATCAATTCCATCATATCGAGGGGTGGGTATGAGAGTGAAGCCGAGATCGAGAACGAAATCCCTGAAAATGCTCATATCTGGGGAGATCCCGATCTGCTTTACCAGGCTCTCGAGAGCCTGATATCGAATGCGGTTAAGTATAATGAACCGCCAAAGAAGGTATGGATCCGGTATGCGGGATCAAATAACAATCATTATATTATGGTGTGCGATAATGGCATCGGTATCCCTGCGGATATTATCGGATCGATCTTTGGGCCGTTATTTATCGGAGGTACCCAAGAAACGAGCCACAATTGCGTGCATTCAGGCCTGGGGCTTGCGATCGCGATAAAATATGTCCGATTACACGGAGGGGAGATATCAGTGACAAGTGAGGTTGGCGAAGGGAGCACCTTCACCATCAGAATACCAAAGGAGGCATAAACTGTGGGAAATGCGATTATGGTCGTTGATGACGACCTGCCAACGCTTGAGGTAATGGAACTCCTGCTCAAGAAGATCAACCGTGAACCTCTTCTGGTTCACAACGGTTGGGACGCCCTGCGGATGCTCAAGAAAGAGAAGCCTGCTCTCATCATCCTCGACGTGATGATGTCTCCCATCGATGGGTGGCAGTTCCTGGAGGAGTTGAAGAAGAATGAAGAATACAAGGATATTCCGGTCTTGCTCTTTACTGCAAAACATGTCTGGCCTGAGGAATATTCCCGATACGCGAACGACATCGTCGGCGTTCTAGAAAAGCCGATCTCGCTTGCTGAGTTGAAGGCAGCCCTGGAGAGAGCCCTTCCTGGGGACGCCTCTTCTCGCATGGATAATGCCCACTGCACCCCGCAGGTCAGGAGCGGGTAGCCTATTTTAGAAGCATCACCAGCCCCATAAGCCGGGTCTGGTGAACCTGGGCAAGCATATGGCAGGAGTGCTCCCTATACCGGGTATCTGCTTGCCCCACCGAAAGGCATTTTATTGGCTGGGGGCGTATTACCGGAGAGTGATCCTCAATGATCGTCACAGATCTCCCCAGTTGCCCGTCCCTCAAGGAATACCGGCGGATCGTAGGGGATGAGCAGTTCTCGGCGCTCGAAGAACTCGCCGATCGCTTATCCGGCAACAAGCTGCAGGAGATCAACTCGACCCGTTACGGCGGCGGTGTCGCGGAGATTCTCATATCATACGTCCCTTTCCTCAACGCACTCGGCCTTGAGACGGTATGGAGCGTCATGGAGGCCGAACCGGCTTTTTTCGACGTCACAAAGACGCTCCACAACTTCCTCCAGGGTCGCGACGGATTCTCGCAGTCGATGATCGAGACATACTGGGAGGCTCAGCGGCAGAACGAAGGACTGATTGAAGACGATTGTAATGTCGTGACCATTCATGACCCACAGCCGCTCGGGCTCATAGAGTTCCTGACGACCCGGGAACTCGAGCAGAAGAGACTCCTCTGGCGATGCCACGTTCAGCTGGAGACTGTGCCTACAGAGACCGTGGGGAGCATCGGCAACATCTTGCGAAGGCTGGTCGAGAAGTATCACGCGAGCATATTCTCGAGTTTCCAGTATCTTCCGCTCTGGAACGTGCCAAGTTTCATCATTCCGCCGTTCATCGACCCCTTATCCGAGAAGAACCGCGATCTCCCCCGTTCCGAGATCGATGCCGTCCTCGCGAAGTACGGTATCGACCCGGCAATGCCTATCGTCACCCAGGTCTCCCGATACGATGTCTTTAAAGACCCGGTCGGGGTCATCCAGGCCTTCAAGAAAGTTCGTCAGAAGGTCCCCTGCCAGCTCGTTCTCGTCGGCGGTCGGGCATGCGACGACCCTGAGTGCTATATTGTCCTGCGCGAAGTCCGTGAGACGGCCGAGGATGACCCTGACATTCATGTCCTCGACCTTCCACCGGACAGCCACCGGGAGATCAACGCTCTTCAGCGTGCGTCGGATGTGATCGTTCAGAAATCCATCAAGGAGGGGTTTGGCCTGACGGTAACCGAAGGCCTCTGGAAGGGGAAACCGGTCGTCGCCGGGAATGTCGGCGGGATACCGCTCCAGATCCGCGACGGCTGGAACGGCTACCTGGTCTCGACGATCCAGGAGACCGCCGATAGAATCCTCCATCTCCTCCGGCACCCTGAGAAGGCTGCCGAGATGGGTGCGCGGGGGAAGGACTTTGTCCGCGAGTATTATCTCCTTCCCCGGGGCGTGCAGGACCACCTCACGGTCATCGACCAGATCGTCAACGGCAGGATCACAGCCCGGGACAGCGTCATCTGTTACCACCCCCAGGTGGTGACGACCCGGATGGCCGGGTGCGCTGCCTGGTACTGATGGATGCGCCCCTGCCCGGAGATCCGGTTTGTATAGCGCGACGGGCCGGTAGTATCTCCATGAGAGTGGCGTTAGCCCCCAATCACTCTATGGTGATCCTCTTCCCTCCGCGTTCAGGCGCCCCTCTCATCTTTTGTAGCCGCACCTCTAAAACACCGTTCTTGAAACTCGTCCTTGCCGACTCGTCAGTTACGCTTGCTGGCAGACGTATCAGCCGGCTCATGATTCCATTCCCGCGCTCCCGGATGTAGTAACCACCAGATTCCTCCTCCACCGGCTCAGCGCGCCTTGCGGTTATCCGCAGGGTCTGCGGGTTGAGCAGATTGAGTTTGATGGTTTCCACATCAGCGCCGGGCAGTTCTGCAACAATGATCACCTCTGACTCCTGGTCGAGGATATCGACCAGGAAGTCTGTAGGATGGCCGCGGAAGTCGCGGATGCTCTCATGGGAAACAGCCGGGGCCTCCCTGCCCCGGGGATCCCTGGCTTCCCGATTATTCGTTCCCTCATCGGTGTTCCCCCTCCTGGAATCGGGGGGATTGCTTTCTCTTCCAGTCATGGCCCTCGTCTCCTGCGGTCTGGTTGTCATCGGATGGTCCGTCACCATCTAGCGCCCTCTCTTGGGCGGTTATACTTAACCCTTCGTACTAATGGGGTGGCACGTTTGTTGGGGAGCCCCCTTCATCCAGCCCCATCTCCTGCGATGTATACTTTGTGGTCTCTCAGTGCCCCGGGGTGGTGCCAGGCAGGATAACCGTCTAACTGTATACTCTTCATTGCCAGGGTGGTCGGGAACCGCATTTTACGCGGCCTCCGTTGCTGGCCGTTAGGTTTTTGTGGTGTGACCGGTATGGAAGGGGGGCCCCAGAATCTCCAGTATGCAGGGGTGAACCCGGGGGTTTGCCGCCTGTGCCCATACCACTGGAGATACCCATACTGAAGAGTTGGCGGGGGATATGGAGGGAGACGAAATGGCTCAGTTTAAACCCTTTGATATGGAAGGCATGCCGCTCGAAGAGCAGCCCCAGTCCTGGAAGGATATGACCCCGGCCCCATACGATAAGAAGGCGGTCGACGCCTACACCCGGACCCGGGTCATCCTCATGAATGGGATCGAGAACAATGCCGTCCTCATGTCGCACGCTATTGCGCGGATGCACCCGGACCCCGAGGTGAAGAAATCGATGGCTCTGATGAGGCGGATCGACTCCCAGCAGCAGGAGGCGGTCAACTGGCTCAACCCGGCCGACCAATCGGTCATCGAGACCACTCTCGGCTACGAGCAGGTGGCGGTCGACCTCACCGCGAACCTGGCACAGAACGAGCCGGACCCGTATGTCAAGCAGACACTGGACTTTGCGCTGCTCGAGGACTTCGACCACCTCTACCGCTACGGTTGCCTCTACGACTACATCGAGGGCGGCGACCCCGAGATGATCGTCCAGGGCAAGACCGAGGTGAAGCCCGGCAGGCCGACGAGCATCGAGCACCGCCACCCCTATGACTCAATGCGCAAGCACTACGACAAGGATACGGCCGATATCAAGACGAAGATGAATTATGCCACGATCGTCGCCGCGGAGCAACAGACGATGCTCTTCTACCGGTCTCACGGGTTCATGTACCCGGACGAGATCGCGCGGCAGCTGTATGCTGAGATTGCAGAGATCGAGGAGCAGCACGTGAGCCAGTATGAAAGCCTCGGCGATCCGCGGGAGACGATGCTTGAGAAGATGGCGATTCTGGAACTCAACGAGGCATACCTCTACTACTCCTGTGCCCAGCACGAGAGCGACCCGAGGATCCGGGGGATCTGGGAGAGTTTCATGAAGATGGAGATCGAGCACTTCAACGAGTGTGCGCGGCTCTTAAAGCAGTTCGAGGGCCGGGATATTCAGGACATCATGAAGACCGACGTCGTCGAATCCCTTGTCGTCTTTGAACCGAACAAGGACTATGTCAACAGCGTCCTTGAGAACCAGCTCGATCTTGCGCCGAGCAACATGGAGTATGTGCGGATGCAGGAGCTCCCGGACGACTGGGCGAGTTTTGCCTACCAGCGGGTGGTGAACGCGAAAGGGGTCCCGAGCGAGGAAGTCGTCTCTAAAGCGGGTCCGAGCCTTGCGGAGCGCGATCAGGCGGAGAAGATCCGGAGGGTCAAGCAGGAGATGGCCCGCCGGGTCGAGAAGGGCATGGCAGCGGTGCCGGCCCGGTAAACTACTTTTTTGACCTCGGATAACCAGCCCATTCGCCGCTTCAAGCCTCTGGTAGCGTATTACCCGCAGGATCCCGGGACCAGCTTCTCGGCTGTTTGCCTCGATGAATCCGTGCGGGTGGTCTTTCATCAGCCTTCAGAGAGCGTTTCGCGCTGCACGAGCAAAAGCAAGCGTCCGCTCGGGGTTGCGGACACCGTCTTTCTTGACGCCGGTATGTACGTCGACCCCGTAGGGACGGACCTTCCGTATGGCCTCTGCGACGTTCTCGGGCGTGAGCCCTCCTGCGAGTATCACGGGGATAGATGAACGGGCTACAATCTCCGCACTGATGTTCCAGTCGTGGGGGATCCCTGTTCCCCCGAGTTTCTCGTTCGTTCTGGTATCGAGGATGAGTGCATCGGCATAGGGTTCATAGCGCTTTGCCGTCGCGATGGCTGACTCGTCCATCACATGGACGGCTTTCACTATCTTTAAGTACGGGAGGGCGTCACGGATGCGATCGATCTCGGGCGGCTCAATGGTATCCTGGATCTGCAGCGTCGTGCAGTGTGACTCCCTCACCAGTTTGATGAGGTCTTCTGTATCCTGCAGGTGAGTGACCGCGACCGGCTCGATGAACGGCGGGAGGTGTCGTATCATCCGGGCGGTCTCTGCCGGGGTTATATAATCAGAGCTCTCGTGGGTCACGCCCATGATGAACCCCATAGCATCGCAGCCTGCATCGATCGCACATTGCATCTCCGCCAGACTCGCGGTTCCACAGAATTTGATGCGTATCAAGTCTTCCCTGCCGTTTGATGGATTTGGCCTATCTTCGATAGGCGCTATAAATACACCACAATATTGCTGACTGGATTAGAACTTGAGAAAAGATGCCCCCGCCCGGATTTGAACCGGGGACAACCAGATCTTCAGTCTGGCGCTCTCCCAGTCTGAGCTACAGGGGCTCCTGCCCTACAATGTTGTTTGTAGTCCCTAATAAATCCTGTGTTTCTCGTGGCGGGGGAGCAGAGGATCTTAAACTGCCTATTTATCTCTCCCTGCATAATACTATTGATGATGGACCGGAATGATCAGAAATCGAATGCTCAGGACGCAAACCTCATGAAGGCGCTCTCGGAGCGGACGGAGACCGTCGTGCACCTTACGCACAACGACCTTGATGCCGTAGGGAGCGACGCCATCCACCGGAGGAAGTACGGGGACGTCTTTACTGTCTGGTCTCCGGTCGGCAAATTCCTCGCTAATCTTGACGCCGTGGCCGGCTCTCCCGGACGCGGGAACCTTCTCAGCATATCGGATATCGGCTACCAGCCGGGCGTTGAGCAAAGGCTTGCGAAGGCGCGGTCGAACGGGTGGCGGATCGAGTGGCGCGACCACCACCGCTGGAAAGAGGAGGAGATCCGGGCCGTTGATGCGAAGACAAACCTCCTCCATATCGATGTCTCCACCTGCGCGACCGGGATCGTCGCCCGCGACCTTGCTCCCGAGGACCCGGTGGCGGTGGAGATCGCGCAGGTCGTCTGCGACTACGACCTCTGGAAGCATCAGGATCCCCGGTCGAAGATGCTCGGCCAGGTCGTGATGCAGAAAGGCTATCGCGAGTACGTCCGCGACAACCTCGTCCGGGGCACTATCGTTGATCCGAAAGTGGAGAGCGAGTACCAGCGGATCGTCCGGGAAATGGAGCAAGATATCAAAAAGAGCCTCCGGCACACCACCATCATCGAGGACGGCCGCTATCGGATAGCATTCTCCCCTCTCTACGGCTACCCCAGCGAGACGGCGCATGCCATCCGCGATGAACTCGATACCGATATCGAGGTGATCGTCTCGGGAAACGGCCGCATCTCTATCCGTTCAGTCCCCCCGGTCAGCCACCTCATTGCCCGGGAGTTCTCCGGCGGCGGTCATCCTCACGCAGCCGGAGGGACGTTTCCGTTCAGCCTCCTCGACCGCCTCCTCTTCTGGATCTTCAAGCGGAATCGACATTACCGGCGTCTTGCGGAAGTTGCGGAGACTATCGAAGAATGAAGGCCCCCTCCCGGAGGCGCTTCCAGTAATCCGGGCAGTTCTCCTCGCAGTAGCCGCCGACTTCAAGCATATCCGGGTCGGCAAGAGCGGTGGCGGCCGCAAGGTCCTCTGTCTCTGCATCGAGGAGGATCAGTCTTTTGATGTGGAACCGCTCCATCAGGTCCTCCGCCCGATTAAGATCCTTTGCCGGGAGGATGAGTCTATCCTGGTACTCGAGCAGGAGTTCCAGGTCGAAGGTCTCCGGAGCCCTCGGAAAGAAAAGGGTCTTTCTTTTCGCGAGTAAATCGAGTTCGATTGCGTCCGCTTCGTCCGCGATCAGGATGTGGCCCTGCACGCCCGCATCCCTCATCTCCCGCATGAGCCGAATGTATGAGGTCGCGATAGCCTCGGAAAAACCCTCTTCATCCCCGATATAGCCGTCACGAACACCGAGCATGTGGGGGGCGGGGAGAGAGATCCAGGCCCCCTTCTGCCTTGTCAGGATATAATGCGCATCCGCAACCACAGCAGCCGGGTCGACGTCCGGCTCACCGACAAGCACCCCGTCGATCACCCCGGGGA
Coding sequences:
- a CDS encoding FMN-binding glutamate synthase family protein, with translation MNLRRPNANDATGTSNRSRDVVPMSGICSRCVDGCKGSCEIWLSSFRGREVLYPGPYGEITAGADKNYPVDYSHLNIQGYARGAKGLPEGIEAGPDTALFPDVDTRTEYGWSIKVPMRVPVFTGALGSTESARANWEHFAIGAAISGITLVCGENVCGVDPGLELDHTGKISKSPEMDRRIKTYRQFHDKYGELLVQMNVEDTRLGTAEYVSSKHNLETIELKWGQGAKCIGGEIKVGNLDRANQLKDRGYVVLPDPGIHEVQAAFRNGAIKEFERHSRLGFVTREGFLEEVDRLRDIGFKRVTLKTGAYSAVELAMALRYGAEAKIDLLTIDGAPGGTGMSPWPMMNEWGIPTFYIESLAYQFAERLRERGIRVPDIAIAGGFSDEANVFKALAMGSPYTKAVCMGRALMIPGMVGKNIAKWLEAGELPKTVSKYGRTKEEIFVCYEQLKERYPDRIDEIPLGAVGVYTYTQKFRTGLQQIMAGTRNFSLKTISRNDLMALTEEAEAVSGIPYVMRAYRDAAEAILDS
- a CDS encoding glycosyltransferase; its protein translation is MIVTDLPSCPSLKEYRRIVGDEQFSALEELADRLSGNKLQEINSTRYGGGVAEILISYVPFLNALGLETVWSVMEAEPAFFDVTKTLHNFLQGRDGFSQSMIETYWEAQRQNEGLIEDDCNVVTIHDPQPLGLIEFLTTRELEQKRLLWRCHVQLETVPTETVGSIGNILRRLVEKYHASIFSSFQYLPLWNVPSFIIPPFIDPLSEKNRDLPRSEIDAVLAKYGIDPAMPIVTQVSRYDVFKDPVGVIQAFKKVRQKVPCQLVLVGGRACDDPECYIVLREVRETAEDDPDIHVLDLPPDSHREINALQRASDVIVQKSIKEGFGLTVTEGLWKGKPVVAGNVGGIPLQIRDGWNGYLVSTIQETADRILHLLRHPEKAAEMGARGKDFVREYYLLPRGVQDHLTVIDQIVNGRITARDSVICYHPQVVTTRMAGCAAWY
- a CDS encoding DHH family phosphoesterase, coding for MDRNDQKSNAQDANLMKALSERTETVVHLTHNDLDAVGSDAIHRRKYGDVFTVWSPVGKFLANLDAVAGSPGRGNLLSISDIGYQPGVEQRLAKARSNGWRIEWRDHHRWKEEEIRAVDAKTNLLHIDVSTCATGIVARDLAPEDPVAVEIAQVVCDYDLWKHQDPRSKMLGQVVMQKGYREYVRDNLVRGTIVDPKVESEYQRIVREMEQDIKKSLRHTTIIEDGRYRIAFSPLYGYPSETAHAIRDELDTDIEVIVSGNGRISIRSVPPVSHLIAREFSGGGHPHAAGGTFPFSLLDRLLFWIFKRNRHYRRLAEVAETIEE
- a CDS encoding PAS domain-containing sensor histidine kinase; the encoded protein is MSLILTAIEQVSSNPISPLIYCIPILLVALWYPQKSLLLTTFLTVGFVLIQLYQASLGNLINPVMTGLHTIFLFWFCGATTLFTRDSRLALSRYRQLIENSRDAKFLCDPDSLRLLCVSRRCADILGYTPLELIGVPVELFWADETCKARFTSEMEREGYIGNMEMPLRAQNGDTRLVFLSCRKLEPDNIYECTIVDPSMLQGEREDLVRSNERLMELIQQSNDIFFMQDVDGRILHFSWLHAPEHGISPADLIGKGVDALLPDDLSAQHMSWVRSVISERKNACYDLDIELGGVHHTFSVTLAPYTGTDGALIGVVGSARDTTEIRRQRIACRQMAWEVDQWKGLVSNVSHELRTPLQPLIGYLGILADDPEYYGLKGETEKYLRTCLECARQEQAVVERMVKLSLVMTDHIELAIQDIHLRSLINSIISRGGYESEAEIENEIPENAHIWGDPDLLYQALESLISNAVKYNEPPKKVWIRYAGSNNNHYIMVCDNGIGIPADIIGSIFGPLFIGGTQETSHNCVHSGLGLAIAIKYVRLHGGEISVTSEVGEGSTFTIRIPKEA
- a CDS encoding 2,5-diamino-6-(ribosylamino)-4(3H)-pyrimidinone 5'-phosphate reductase, with product MRPFVFVNIAMSADGKISTKERRQVKISGTEDFSRVDRIKAASDAIMVGIGTVLADNPSLTVKSPDLRAERRAGGKDEHPIRVVVDSAARTPLDADILHKGTGKRIIAVSRKAPRERVEALREHATVVVTGEDSVDLQALLEELYRQGVRRLMVEGGGTLIWGLFEQGLVDELQTFIGNIVIGGKDAPTPADGEGFLREADFARLRLIEAVQLDDGLLIRWSVENR
- a CDS encoding response regulator — encoded protein: MGNAIMVVDDDLPTLEVMELLLKKINREPLLVHNGWDALRMLKKEKPALIILDVMMSPIDGWQFLEELKKNEEYKDIPVLLFTAKHVWPEEYSRYANDIVGVLEKPISLAELKAALERALPGDASSRMDNAHCTPQVRSG
- a CDS encoding Hsp20/alpha crystallin family protein, producing the protein MTGRESNPPDSRRGNTDEGTNNREARDPRGREAPAVSHESIRDFRGHPTDFLVDILDQESEVIIVAELPGADVETIKLNLLNPQTLRITARRAEPVEEESGGYYIRERGNGIMSRLIRLPASVTDESARTSFKNGVLEVRLQKMRGAPERGGKRITIE
- a CDS encoding phosphoribosylanthranilate isomerase, translating into MIRIKFCGTASLAEMQCAIDAGCDAMGFIMGVTHESSDYITPAETARMIRHLPPFIEPVAVTHLQDTEDLIKLVRESHCTTLQIQDTIEPPEIDRIRDALPYLKIVKAVHVMDESAIATAKRYEPYADALILDTRTNEKLGGTGIPHDWNISAEIVARSSIPVILAGGLTPENVAEAIRKVRPYGVDVHTGVKKDGVRNPERTLAFARAARNAL